Proteins encoded within one genomic window of Candidatus Scalindua japonica:
- a CDS encoding RrF2 family transcriptional regulator, with amino-acid sequence MKLSSKTEYAILALLELGQRYGKGFVLSRNIASVRAIPESFVERILLTLKNGGIIVSVRGAKGGHCLARDPGEICIREVIELFEGSLAPIDCVNERISSLSASCSIADACVLKDLWKKMYDAMLASIENTTIKDLVTQEREQKAGAMYHI; translated from the coding sequence ATGAAACTATCCAGCAAAACAGAATACGCGATACTTGCGCTCCTGGAGTTAGGACAAAGATATGGAAAAGGATTTGTTTTAAGCAGGAATATAGCAAGTGTCAGAGCAATACCGGAGTCGTTTGTTGAACGAATACTGTTAACATTGAAAAATGGGGGCATAATCGTCAGCGTCAGAGGGGCAAAAGGAGGACATTGCCTTGCCAGAGATCCGGGTGAAATATGTATCAGAGAAGTAATAGAGCTATTTGAAGGTTCCCTGGCTCCAATAGATTGTGTAAATGAAAGAATATCATCCCTTTCTGCAAGTTGTTCAATTGCAGACGCATGTGTATTAAAGGATTTATGGAAAAAGATGTATGATGCGATGTTGGCAAGTATAGAAAATACAACAATCAAAGATCTTGTTACTCAGGAAAGAGAACAAAAAGCGGGAGCAATGTACCATATATAA
- a CDS encoding CNNM domain-containing protein translates to MTEYYLLIIFILFSAYFSGIEIAVYCINHVRLQYNVEKGIGSAKTIKKLLNDPQALICTILIGNNIVNYLASAIFTNIISKKDFHANPELVATLVLAPIILIFAEVLPKDICQRNADKFLYPASTGIRFFSYIFSPLVYILKWANRIPQLFLKNVSKRTAIFTPYRLGFFIREGAKEGVISGYQDMMTRNIMKMGSIPVRKIMIPLSKATVVSSDVNFEQMKILATNVRFSRIPVYKGPKSNIIGIINLFDFLSVCTEDSKIYEFLKDAEHISAETLIDDALVRMQNTKQRMAVVVDKSKKPIGIVTIKDLVEEIVGELMEW, encoded by the coding sequence ATGACTGAATATTACCTGTTAATTATCTTCATTTTATTTTCTGCATATTTTTCCGGAATTGAGATAGCCGTTTATTGTATCAATCATGTCAGGTTGCAATATAACGTAGAAAAAGGGATCGGAAGTGCTAAAACAATCAAAAAATTATTAAATGATCCACAAGCATTAATATGTACAATATTGATTGGTAACAATATTGTAAATTATCTGGCATCCGCAATATTTACCAATATCATTTCTAAAAAAGATTTTCACGCCAACCCGGAACTTGTAGCTACTCTGGTTTTAGCTCCTATTATACTGATTTTCGCGGAAGTATTACCAAAAGATATTTGCCAGAGAAATGCGGATAAATTCCTTTACCCTGCATCAACTGGTATAAGGTTTTTTTCATATATTTTTTCTCCACTGGTCTATATCTTAAAATGGGCAAACAGAATTCCTCAATTATTTTTAAAGAATGTAAGCAAAAGAACGGCTATCTTTACACCATATAGATTAGGCTTTTTTATAAGAGAAGGAGCTAAAGAAGGAGTTATTTCTGGTTATCAGGATATGATGACCAGAAATATTATGAAAATGGGAAGCATTCCGGTAAGGAAAATTATGATACCCTTAAGTAAAGCAACTGTCGTTTCATCTGACGTAAACTTTGAACAGATGAAAATTCTGGCAACAAACGTAAGGTTTTCAAGGATACCTGTTTACAAAGGGCCCAAAAGTAATATTATTGGAATAATAAATTTATTTGATTTTCTGAGTGTCTGCACAGAAGACTCAAAGATATACGAGTTTTTGAAAGACGCTGAACATATTAGCGCAGAAACACTGATTGACGATGCACTTGTTAGAATGCAGAATACAAAACAACGAATGGCCGTAGTTGTTGATAAAAGTAAAAAACCGATTGGCATAGTAACGATTAAAGACCTTGTTGAAGAGATTGTTGGGGAATTAATGGAATGGTAA
- a CDS encoding hemolysin family protein, translating to MEDDNLYTLLLNYLPQALFMLFLLCLSAFFSATETAFFSLTREEVNRFGKSNSKSESLVHTLLKTPKNLLTTILLGNMLANIGFYCASYGIAHKIAADRPIGGIWVAGTVCVISFLTIIIMGEVIPKNIAVKIPDQYSKWAAMPIYFFDRFFLPFRVVLNSITSSISKFFDKGNGGEKCVTIDELKMLVEFSEKEGIVDREERSMIHGILDFKRAQIKEIMLPRVDMNLYDIADPVNGLIELARETKETKFPVYEETPDNILGIVHAKDIFLNPEVKLRDIIKPVQFVPEPKSIEGLLRQFRREGSQMAIVVDEHGGTAGLITLEDIIEEIVGEIQDEHEKPRETINKIGENRYLISGNLSLRDWSDTFGVEVEPMGVDTVGGLVIALLEHIPKKGDTVKYEDFVFTVDGVRKRRITSILQEMKIKDESNEDGDD from the coding sequence TTGGAAGACGATAATTTATATACGTTATTATTGAATTACCTACCACAAGCCTTATTCATGTTGTTCCTGCTCTGCTTATCCGCCTTTTTTTCTGCTACAGAGACTGCCTTTTTTTCATTAACCAGAGAAGAAGTTAACAGATTTGGCAAAAGCAATAGTAAGTCTGAAAGCCTGGTACACACACTTCTTAAAACACCAAAGAACCTACTGACAACAATCTTGCTTGGAAATATGTTGGCAAATATTGGTTTTTATTGTGCTTCCTATGGAATAGCGCACAAAATAGCTGCTGATAGACCGATTGGCGGTATCTGGGTAGCAGGAACCGTATGTGTTATCAGTTTTCTTACGATAATTATTATGGGAGAAGTAATTCCTAAAAACATAGCAGTTAAAATTCCCGATCAGTATTCAAAATGGGCAGCAATGCCAATCTATTTTTTTGACAGATTTTTCTTACCATTTCGCGTTGTTTTGAATTCAATTACTAGTTCAATTAGTAAATTCTTTGATAAAGGTAATGGTGGTGAAAAATGTGTTACAATAGATGAGCTGAAGATGCTTGTAGAGTTTAGCGAAAAAGAGGGTATTGTAGATCGGGAAGAGCGTTCTATGATACATGGAATTCTGGATTTTAAAAGGGCTCAGATAAAAGAGATCATGCTTCCACGGGTAGACATGAATCTATACGACATTGCAGATCCGGTAAATGGGCTTATCGAGCTTGCTCGGGAGACAAAAGAGACTAAATTTCCAGTTTATGAAGAAACGCCGGATAACATCCTGGGAATCGTCCATGCAAAAGACATTTTCCTTAACCCAGAAGTGAAATTGAGAGATATTATAAAACCCGTTCAGTTTGTTCCGGAACCAAAGAGTATTGAGGGTTTATTGCGTCAATTCAGGCGTGAAGGTAGCCAGATGGCCATTGTCGTTGATGAACATGGAGGAACGGCAGGACTGATTACGCTTGAAGATATTATTGAAGAAATTGTTGGTGAAATACAGGACGAACACGAAAAACCAAGAGAAACAATTAATAAAATTGGTGAAAATAGATATCTCATTTCCGGTAATCTCAGCTTACGTGACTGGTCCGATACTTTTGGTGTAGAAGTAGAACCAATGGGTGTTGATACAGTTGGCGGACTTGTTATTGCTCTACTCGAACACATTCCCAAAAAAGGAGATACCGTTAAATATGAAGATTTCGTCTTTACCGTAGATGGGGTTAGAAAGAGGCGTATTACTTCTATACTACAAGAAATGAAGATAAAAGACGAGTCGAACGAGGACGGAGATGACTGA
- a CDS encoding pyridoxal phosphate-dependent aminotransferase, producing the protein MTVSNIIKKIKPSVTLALNSKVKQLKSEGVNVIGFGAGEPDFDTPEEIKNSAIESLKSGFTKYTPTSGIPELKEAICDKLSRENNINYSPQQILVSCGAKQVIFNCLQAICNEGDEVLIPSPYWLSYPEQVTFARGKSVFIESSDENYFKITKDNIERNITEKTKVLIINSPNNPTGSLYKENELYEIVQAAVNAGLYVISDEIYEKIIYDGEKHVSPASFGKEFFEKLITVNGFSKAFSMTGWRIGYAAGPIDIINGATLVQDHSTSGPNSFTQKAAITALQGDENTIVDMVKEFDKRRKYIVERLNNINGITCMLPKGAFYAFPNISGLYNRDICGKKANNSVDMSNLILEKAKVAFVPGLCFGSDIHLRISYATSMENIKEGMDRFEKLLNEGVTYGC; encoded by the coding sequence ATGACGGTATCAAACATTATAAAAAAAATCAAACCATCTGTGACATTAGCGCTAAACAGTAAAGTAAAACAACTAAAATCAGAGGGTGTAAACGTGATTGGTTTTGGCGCGGGAGAACCTGACTTCGATACACCGGAAGAGATTAAAAATTCTGCTATTGAATCGCTTAAAAGTGGTTTCACGAAGTATACACCTACTTCAGGAATTCCGGAATTAAAAGAAGCAATATGTGATAAACTTTCAAGAGAAAATAATATAAACTACTCACCTCAACAGATACTTGTTTCATGCGGTGCAAAGCAGGTAATTTTCAATTGTCTTCAAGCTATATGTAACGAAGGAGATGAAGTTTTAATTCCTTCGCCATATTGGCTTAGCTATCCGGAACAAGTTACCTTTGCAAGAGGAAAATCCGTATTTATTGAATCTTCCGATGAAAATTATTTTAAGATTACAAAAGACAATATTGAGCGCAACATAACAGAAAAAACAAAAGTACTTATAATAAATAGTCCTAACAATCCTACAGGTAGTCTTTACAAAGAAAATGAGTTATATGAGATTGTCCAGGCCGCAGTGAATGCAGGTTTATATGTTATATCAGATGAAATTTACGAAAAAATTATATATGACGGGGAAAAACATGTCAGCCCGGCTTCATTCGGTAAAGAATTTTTTGAAAAATTGATCACTGTTAATGGCTTCTCAAAAGCATTCTCAATGACTGGATGGCGAATTGGCTATGCCGCTGGACCCATAGATATCATAAACGGAGCAACACTCGTGCAGGATCATTCGACCTCTGGTCCAAATTCTTTTACACAGAAAGCTGCGATTACTGCGCTTCAAGGGGATGAAAACACTATTGTAGATATGGTAAAAGAGTTTGACAAGAGAAGAAAATATATTGTAGAACGACTTAATAATATTAACGGAATAACCTGCATGTTACCTAAAGGTGCATTTTATGCATTTCCAAATATATCCGGTCTATATAATCGTGATATCTGCGGCAAAAAAGCAAACAACTCCGTTGACATGTCAAATCTAATCTTGGAAAAAGCTAAAGTGGCATTTGTTCCCGGTCTATGTTTTGGTTCTGATATTCATCTAAGAATATCATATGCAACATCTATGGAAAATATCAAGGAGGGTATGGATCGTTTTGAAAAACTCCTGAATGAAGGTGTTACATACGGCTGTTAA
- a CDS encoding DNA adenine methylase, which yields MNYPGGKGGVFQKLINLMPPHDVYIETHLGGGAVMRNKRPARSNIGIELDQDVVEMWTNVKPPGFELVHDDAINYLNDYPFTGNELIYCDPPYLRETRRKSGRLYKYEYSHKDHTVLLELLKSLPCMVMISGYESLLYRESLKGWHTHSYQAACHHGVATEWLWMNYNIPVELHEYRYLGNNFRERERIKRKTQRWTARLQSMPILERQALLSAMDIVREQ from the coding sequence ATGAATTATCCAGGAGGCAAAGGAGGAGTATTCCAAAAGTTAATCAATCTTATGCCACCCCATGATGTCTACATAGAGACACATTTGGGCGGTGGCGCAGTTATGCGGAACAAACGTCCTGCCAGAAGTAATATTGGGATAGAATTAGACCAGGATGTTGTTGAAATGTGGACGAATGTTAAACCACCAGGTTTTGAATTGGTCCATGATGACGCAATTAATTATCTGAATGATTATCCTTTCACTGGCAACGAGCTGATATATTGCGACCCACCGTACCTTCGCGAGACAAGAAGGAAGAGTGGTCGGCTCTATAAATATGAATATAGCCATAAAGACCACACGGTACTTTTGGAATTATTGAAATCACTTCCCTGCATGGTGATGATATCCGGTTATGAGTCGCTTTTATACAGAGAGTCTTTGAAGGGATGGCATACACATAGTTATCAGGCGGCCTGTCACCATGGTGTGGCGACAGAGTGGCTATGGATGAACTATAATATTCCGGTGGAACTACATGAATATCGTTATCTTGGCAATAACTTTCGTGAACGAGAACGGATAAAGAGAAAAACACAAAGGTGGACGGCGAGACTTCAATCAATGCCAATATTAGAGCGCCAGGCGTTACTCTCTGCGATGGATATAGTCAGGGAACAATAG
- a CDS encoding ISKra4 family transposase, giving the protein MEDLGEISKAVFQERSEILGQMILGLIKRKFGHLLNQQNCDCPDCGKSMQRHDKLSRTIQTLAGQFELERPYFYCRACSFGNYPLDEALGLSRSSKQYDIQDVEAWLSSETAYETASETYERITGVKLSEHHMHEATNTIGQEVGILDICPSKEEIHKKIENISKNKFRRPIMMLALDGAHGPMRPEPSPHRRKEKRGKGEWKEIKGFRLYLIDGTSINHLISWHQVCEDHELAQDLVKIKEAGLIPEAEIRLGIIGDGAHWIWNRCKEIFPSAKEILDYYHCSEYVHGVGNAHYGKETRESRQWCEATLTRIHFGDHEDVLGGLGKMKAQTQEVQDKIDKFYTYLTNHCEKMHYDTTKRGGYHIGSGAIESANKFISHTRLKRSGAWWYAQNANNMLKIRCAKYNGTYDKIIEKYKKDDQERIKNKKSRKSLRLVK; this is encoded by the coding sequence ATGGAAGATTTAGGAGAAATCTCAAAAGCTGTTTTTCAGGAAAGATCCGAAATATTGGGTCAGATGATCCTTGGATTGATAAAGAGGAAGTTCGGTCATTTATTGAATCAGCAAAATTGTGACTGCCCCGATTGCGGCAAAAGCATGCAAAGGCACGACAAATTATCCAGGACAATCCAGACCCTTGCGGGTCAATTTGAATTGGAGAGACCTTATTTTTATTGCAGAGCGTGCAGTTTTGGAAATTATCCATTAGATGAAGCCCTTGGGTTGTCTCGATCCTCGAAACAGTATGATATACAGGATGTTGAAGCCTGGTTGTCTAGCGAAACCGCTTATGAGACGGCCAGCGAGACCTACGAGAGGATAACTGGTGTAAAGCTAAGCGAACATCATATGCATGAGGCCACGAATACCATAGGTCAGGAAGTGGGGATTTTAGATATCTGTCCGTCTAAAGAAGAGATTCACAAAAAGATAGAAAACATCTCAAAGAATAAGTTTCGTCGTCCCATTATGATGCTCGCCCTGGATGGAGCCCACGGCCCGATGCGTCCAGAGCCCAGCCCTCACCGCCGCAAAGAGAAAAGAGGAAAAGGAGAATGGAAAGAGATTAAAGGTTTTAGGCTTTATCTCATCGATGGTACAAGCATTAATCATTTAATCAGCTGGCATCAGGTCTGCGAAGATCACGAATTAGCTCAAGATCTAGTGAAGATCAAGGAGGCAGGTCTTATCCCCGAAGCGGAGATACGCTTGGGAATCATAGGAGACGGAGCTCACTGGATTTGGAACCGTTGCAAAGAGATATTTCCCTCAGCAAAAGAAATCCTCGACTACTACCATTGCTCAGAGTATGTACATGGTGTGGGTAACGCACATTATGGAAAAGAGACAAGAGAGTCTCGCCAGTGGTGCGAGGCGACTTTGACAAGAATACATTTTGGCGACCACGAAGATGTGCTTGGCGGTCTTGGAAAGATGAAAGCGCAAACTCAAGAGGTTCAGGATAAAATTGATAAGTTTTATACCTACCTTACAAATCATTGCGAAAAGATGCATTACGATACCACCAAGCGAGGAGGGTATCACATTGGTAGCGGTGCGATTGAAAGCGCTAATAAATTCATTAGCCATACAAGGCTTAAACGATCAGGAGCTTGGTGGTATGCCCAAAATGCTAATAACATGCTCAAGATCAGATGTGCGAAATATAACGGTACGTACGATAAAATTATCGAAAAATACAAAAAAGACGACCAAGAAAGAATTAAAAACAAAAAATCTAGGAAAAGTCTCCGACTCGTTAAATAA
- a CDS encoding DUF2249 domain-containing protein, translating to MSEGKVITLDVQNIPPRERHPKIFDTFDSLQPGDKMILINDHDPKPLKYQLDAERTGQMEWEYILSGPEEWKVEILKK from the coding sequence ATGAGTGAAGGCAAAGTTATTACATTGGACGTACAAAATATTCCACCTCGTGAAAGACACCCGAAGATCTTTGATACTTTTGATTCTCTTCAACCGGGAGATAAAATGATATTAATAAACGATCACGATCCGAAACCTCTAAAATATCAGTTGGATGCTGAGCGAACAGGTCAAATGGAATGGGAATATATTTTATCAGGACCAGAGGAGTGGAAAGTAGAAATACTGAAAAAGTAA
- a CDS encoding cupin domain-containing protein — translation MDLIKLREKVQFSEQFRPQILCASPDAKVPMICLEPGQEIPAHPSGTGVFYVLEGKGIMFLDGEEISLAKGKVVVVPEGSERGIRSIERLVAIAVHIS, via the coding sequence TTGGATTTAATAAAATTAAGGGAAAAAGTGCAATTCAGCGAGCAATTTCGTCCGCAGATTTTGTGTGCTTCCCCTGATGCAAAGGTCCCAATGATATGCTTGGAGCCTGGCCAGGAAATACCGGCACACCCAAGTGGTACAGGTGTTTTTTATGTACTGGAAGGAAAGGGGATTATGTTTCTGGACGGGGAAGAAATAAGTTTGGCAAAGGGCAAAGTTGTAGTGGTTCCTGAAGGTTCTGAAAGAGGGATCAGGAGTATAGAAAGATTAGTTGCGATTGCAGTTCATATCAGCTGA
- a CDS encoding DUF1858 domain-containing protein encodes MTKKPDITKEMTTGEVTEKYPATKEVFSKHFGKSCFDCPAFGTEDINLACMMHNTNVEMFVNELIEAAFKGVESAS; translated from the coding sequence ATGACGAAAAAACCTGATATAACCAAAGAGATGACAACCGGTGAGGTGACAGAAAAATATCCTGCAACGAAAGAGGTGTTTTCAAAACATTTCGGTAAAAGTTGCTTTGATTGTCCTGCATTTGGTACCGAAGATATAAATCTGGCATGCATGATGCACAATACAAACGTTGAAATGTTTGTTAATGAATTAATTGAAGCAGCCTTTAAGGGAGTTGAATCCGCATCTTAA
- the dnaA gene encoding chromosomal replication initiator protein DnaA → MNHYLSASEKKTWTLIQDKIKEKVTQQQFTTWFSNLNLIKLDAYEISILAPNSLCKEWIENNYMDAVTSSLAENHIFNREVRFIVEDNGSSEPKLHVHNHHSSPGAHNSTHINKNYNFDNFLVGPCNRLAHAAALAVSESPGTAYNPLFIHGSVGLGKTHLLHAILLQSQEKGHKALYLPCESFVNHYISTIKTGDWDSFRNKYRQIDVLLIDDVHFLANSQSSREEFFHTFNALYTRQKQIVLSSDCPPEEIPTIEERLISRFRWGLITRVDPPGFETSVAIIQKKTALLNMEISYDVARYLADNVVSSIREIEGTITNIHKYAKMNESKIDLSLVKQIIKGFSKQRHDIGIEKILNTVTKHYGLQLSQLHSKRKLKSITLPRQIAMHLARKFTSLSLGEIGGYMGGRDHTTVMHADDKIKKLKIIDRNISSTLRKLENSLIKQQEY, encoded by the coding sequence ATGAACCACTATCTATCTGCCAGCGAAAAGAAAACATGGACACTTATCCAGGATAAAATTAAGGAAAAAGTTACTCAACAACAATTTACTACTTGGTTTTCAAATCTTAACCTAATCAAACTTGATGCATATGAAATATCTATTCTTGCTCCAAATTCCCTCTGTAAAGAGTGGATAGAGAACAACTACATGGATGCTGTCACATCATCTTTAGCAGAAAACCATATATTTAATCGTGAAGTACGATTCATTGTTGAAGATAATGGCTCATCAGAACCCAAACTTCATGTTCACAACCATCATTCTTCGCCTGGCGCGCATAACTCTACCCACATAAACAAAAATTACAATTTCGATAATTTTCTGGTAGGACCATGCAATCGACTGGCACATGCGGCAGCTCTTGCTGTATCAGAGTCTCCTGGCACTGCATACAATCCTTTGTTTATCCACGGTTCTGTTGGTTTGGGCAAGACACATTTGCTTCACGCAATATTATTACAGTCACAGGAAAAAGGACACAAAGCACTATATTTACCATGCGAAAGTTTTGTAAATCACTATATATCTACTATAAAAACCGGTGATTGGGACAGTTTTAGAAATAAATATAGACAAATTGATGTTCTATTAATAGATGATGTACATTTTCTGGCAAACTCTCAGAGTTCCAGAGAAGAATTTTTCCATACATTCAACGCTCTTTACACACGTCAAAAACAGATAGTATTGTCCAGTGATTGCCCTCCGGAAGAGATACCGACAATAGAAGAACGTCTTATTTCCAGGTTCAGATGGGGGTTGATAACCAGGGTAGATCCTCCCGGCTTTGAAACCAGCGTTGCTATAATTCAAAAAAAAACCGCTTTGCTGAATATGGAAATCTCTTACGATGTAGCTCGATATTTAGCGGATAACGTTGTCTCTAGTATAAGAGAAATTGAGGGTACTATTACAAATATTCATAAATATGCGAAAATGAATGAAAGCAAGATAGACTTGAGCCTTGTAAAACAGATAATAAAAGGTTTCTCAAAACAGAGGCATGATATAGGTATCGAAAAAATACTAAACACCGTTACAAAACATTACGGTCTCCAACTTTCTCAGCTTCATTCTAAAAGAAAACTTAAATCAATTACATTACCAAGGCAGATTGCAATGCATTTGGCAAGAAAATTTACCAGCTTATCATTAGGGGAAATAGGTGGCTATATGGGTGGTCGCGATCATACAACGGTTATGCATGCAGATGATAAAATAAAAAAACTCAAGATTATCGATCGAAATATATCTTCAACATTAAGAAAGTTAGAAAATTCTCTTATTAAACAACAAGAGTACTGA
- the dnaN gene encoding DNA polymerase III subunit beta, translated as MKIICSKEFIRKGFHAVENVISGSNINPMLQNVRIIANNNTLELSTTDMEVSVSYLIDSVEVITPGKMIGPEIQISSIVKEWTEETIEITEEDKKCVIKGKDNFFKIFCSDPEGFPTIPKFIEEEYIEIDKNVLLDMIKKTAFIILGDRTKHGTSGIFLDISDNQIKMVTNDGRRLSEVKKKINNPHSISKNCIIPIKGILQMQRIAGEQEEDLIKLRIEEKRIFIKTKHSTLCSQLLEGQYPKYEEVIPTNLDKKIYMDRNQFSSAIRRVSIMTTEEYKLLRFKFSGEILEIRCLSPDVGESKTEIPIEYSGEDMEIGLNPEFLLDYLKNVDCDRILLELKDQGTAGKLKVGTGCIYVVMPMSLGEE; from the coding sequence ATGAAGATAATATGTAGTAAAGAATTTATAAGAAAAGGGTTTCATGCAGTAGAAAATGTTATATCCGGTTCAAATATAAACCCAATGTTACAAAATGTTAGAATTATTGCTAATAATAACACCTTAGAATTATCAACAACAGACATGGAAGTCAGTGTCAGTTATTTAATTGATTCTGTTGAAGTGATAACACCTGGTAAAATGATTGGACCAGAAATACAGATTTCTTCAATTGTTAAAGAATGGACAGAAGAAACTATAGAAATAACTGAAGAAGACAAAAAATGTGTAATAAAAGGAAAGGATAATTTTTTTAAGATTTTCTGTTCAGACCCGGAAGGTTTTCCAACAATTCCCAAATTTATTGAAGAAGAATATATAGAGATAGATAAAAATGTTCTCCTGGATATGATAAAAAAAACAGCATTTATTATTTTAGGGGATAGAACAAAACATGGAACAAGCGGAATTTTTCTAGACATAAGTGATAATCAAATAAAAATGGTTACAAATGATGGAAGAAGGCTTAGTGAGGTAAAGAAGAAAATAAATAATCCTCATAGTATTTCAAAAAACTGCATAATACCAATAAAGGGTATATTACAAATGCAGAGAATTGCAGGAGAACAGGAAGAGGATTTAATAAAATTAAGAATAGAAGAAAAACGCATATTTATAAAAACAAAACACTCAACATTATGCTCTCAGCTGTTGGAAGGACAATATCCAAAGTATGAGGAAGTAATCCCAACTAATCTTGACAAAAAAATATACATGGATAGAAACCAATTTTCATCGGCTATTCGTAGAGTGTCTATTATGACAACTGAAGAGTATAAATTACTGAGATTTAAATTTTCAGGTGAAATACTTGAAATAAGATGTTTGTCACCGGATGTAGGAGAGTCTAAGACTGAAATTCCAATAGAATATTCAGGAGAAGATATGGAGATAGGTTTGAATCCAGAGTTTTTATTAGATTATCTTAAAAATGTAGATTGTGACAGGATTTTGTTAGAGTTAAAAGACCAGGGAACAGCCGGGAAGTTAAAGGTTGGAACTGGATGTATTTATGTAGTAATGCCTATGAGCCTCGGAGAAGAATAG
- a CDS encoding DUF721 domain-containing protein has protein sequence MKQFRRNNTEAKKLGDILSNSVTLVKRAGKQNKNLREKWKIVAGELISGHTEVSVVKSGVLYVEVDSATWLHHLSSFKKEELLTSIQKEFKIGYISDIKFRVGNF, from the coding sequence ATGAAACAGTTCAGAAGAAACAACACAGAAGCGAAGAAGCTGGGTGATATATTGAGTAACTCAGTAACGTTGGTAAAAAGAGCAGGAAAGCAAAATAAAAACCTGAGAGAAAAATGGAAAATTGTGGCTGGTGAATTAATATCAGGTCACACGGAAGTAAGCGTGGTTAAGAGCGGAGTTCTTTACGTAGAGGTTGATTCAGCAACATGGCTCCATCATTTATCTTCATTCAAAAAAGAAGAGTTGTTAACATCAATACAGAAAGAATTTAAAATAGGATATATATCAGATATAAAATTTAGAGTAGGAAATTTTTAA